In one window of Hyla sarda isolate aHylSar1 chromosome 1, aHylSar1.hap1, whole genome shotgun sequence DNA:
- the LOC130298005 gene encoding zinc finger protein 436-like isoform X2, with protein MNNINVLKTDVSSDEQYKEDLPTRKDLKYINASDMKEEEEEETYVSGDEQDMEDVPIGKDPIYINAADLKEEEEETDMSGDEQYKDDIPTGKDLMYINDTHIKEEEETDVSGDEQYKEDIPTGKDLNYINATDIKEEEEETDVSSDEQYKEDIPTGKDPIYINATDIKEEEETYVSGDEQYKDIPTGKDLIYINAKDIKEEEKTDVSGDEQYKEDIPTDDCTRRSEENLISSDYKADDDITQDTYEEHSIIPDTPSALHSQDLSSHPVIQVQPKDSSQSVKKNKEKQFSCSECGKCFTRNSYLVKHQVTHTGEKPFSCSECGKCFTRKSSIVKHQRIHTGEKPFSCSKCGKCFSQNSILVEHRRIHTGEKPFSCSECGKCFTHRSHLVLHGKGHTGDKPFSCSECGKNFTHRSLLIAHVRAHTGEKPFSCSECGKYFSQKSTLIRHLRIHTGEKPFSCSECEKYFIQKSQLVKHQRTHTGEKPFSCSECGKCYSGKATLIRHTRIHTVEKTIGNKLCR; from the exons atgaacaatattaatgttctaaagacagatgtgagcagtgacgagcagtataaggaggaccttCCTACAAGGAAGGATCTTAAATATATTAATGCTTCAGacatgaaggaagaagaagaggaggagacatatgtgagcggtgatgagcaggatATGGAGGACGTTCCTATAGGGAAAGATCCAATCTATATTAATGCTGCAGacctaaaggaagaagaagaggaaacggacatgagcggtgatgagcagtataaggatgacattcctacagggaaagatctgatgtaTATTAATGATAcacacataaaggaagaagaggagacagatgtgagcggtgatgagcagtataaggaggacattcctacagggaaagatctgaactatattaatgctacagacataaaggaagaagaagaagagacagatgtgagcagtgatgagcagtataaggaggacattcctacagggaaagatccaatctatattaatgctacagacataaaggaagaagaagagacatatgtgagcggtgatgagcagtataaggacattcctacagggaaagatctgatataTATTAATGCtaaagacataaaggaagaagaaaagacagatgtgagcggtgatgagcagtataaggaggacattcctacag ATgactgtaccaggagatcagaggagaatcttatatcttcagattataaagcagatgatgatatcacacaagatacatatgaagaacattccattatcccagatacaccctcagcccttcacagccaagatctctcaTCTCATCCTGTTATACAAGTCCAACCTAAAGATTCATCTCAGTCTGTTAAGAAAAATAAGGAAAAGcagttttcatgttcagaatgtgggaaatgttttactcggaattcatatcttgttaaacatcaagtaactcacacaggagagaagccattttcatgttcagaatgtggaaaatgttttactcggaaatcaaGTATTGTTaagcatcaaagaattcacacaggagagaagccattttcatgttcaaaatgtggaaaatgtttcagTCAGAATTCAATTCTTGTTGAACATCgaagaattcacacaggtgagaagccattttcatgttcagaatgtggaaaatgttttacccaTAGATCACACCTTGTTTTACATGGAAAAGGTCACACGGGAgacaagccattttcatgttcagaatgtggaaaaaatTTTACTCATAGATCACTACTTATCGCACATGTAAgagctcacacaggagagaagccattctcatgttcagaatgtggaaaatactTTTCCCAGAAATCAACACTTATCAgacatctaagaattcacacaggagagaagccattttcatgttcagaatgtgaaaaatattttattcagaaatcgcaacttgttaaacatcaaagaacccacacaggagagaagccattttcatgttcagaatgtgggaaatgttattcTGGGAAAGCAACACTTATCAGACATACAAGAATTCACACAGTAGAGAAGACAATTGGCAATAAATTATGCAGATAG
- the LOC130298005 gene encoding zinc finger protein 436-like isoform X1, with protein MNNINVLKTDVSSDEQYKEDLPTRKDLKYINASDMKEEEEEETYVSGDEQDMEDVPIGKDPIYINAADLKEEEEETDMSGDEQYKDDIPTGKDLMYINDTHIKEEEETDVSGDEQYKEDIPTGKDLNYINATDIKEEEEETDVSSDEQYKEDIPTGKDPIYINATDIKEEEETYVSGDEQYKDIPTGKDLIYINAKDIKEEEKTDVSGDEQYKEDIPTGNHPDDCTRRSEENLISSDYKADDDITQDTYEEHSIIPDTPSALHSQDLSSHPVIQVQPKDSSQSVKKNKEKQFSCSECGKCFTRNSYLVKHQVTHTGEKPFSCSECGKCFTRKSSIVKHQRIHTGEKPFSCSKCGKCFSQNSILVEHRRIHTGEKPFSCSECGKCFTHRSHLVLHGKGHTGDKPFSCSECGKNFTHRSLLIAHVRAHTGEKPFSCSECGKYFSQKSTLIRHLRIHTGEKPFSCSECEKYFIQKSQLVKHQRTHTGEKPFSCSECGKCYSGKATLIRHTRIHTVEKTIGNKLCR; from the exons atgaacaatattaatgttctaaagacagatgtgagcagtgacgagcagtataaggaggaccttCCTACAAGGAAGGATCTTAAATATATTAATGCTTCAGacatgaaggaagaagaagaggaggagacatatgtgagcggtgatgagcaggatATGGAGGACGTTCCTATAGGGAAAGATCCAATCTATATTAATGCTGCAGacctaaaggaagaagaagaggaaacggacatgagcggtgatgagcagtataaggatgacattcctacagggaaagatctgatgtaTATTAATGATAcacacataaaggaagaagaggagacagatgtgagcggtgatgagcagtataaggaggacattcctacagggaaagatctgaactatattaatgctacagacataaaggaagaagaagaagagacagatgtgagcagtgatgagcagtataaggaggacattcctacagggaaagatccaatctatattaatgctacagacataaaggaagaagaagagacatatgtgagcggtgatgagcagtataaggacattcctacagggaaagatctgatataTATTAATGCtaaagacataaaggaagaagaaaagacagatgtgagcggtgatgagcagtataaggaggacattcctacaggtaaccatCCAG ATgactgtaccaggagatcagaggagaatcttatatcttcagattataaagcagatgatgatatcacacaagatacatatgaagaacattccattatcccagatacaccctcagcccttcacagccaagatctctcaTCTCATCCTGTTATACAAGTCCAACCTAAAGATTCATCTCAGTCTGTTAAGAAAAATAAGGAAAAGcagttttcatgttcagaatgtgggaaatgttttactcggaattcatatcttgttaaacatcaagtaactcacacaggagagaagccattttcatgttcagaatgtggaaaatgttttactcggaaatcaaGTATTGTTaagcatcaaagaattcacacaggagagaagccattttcatgttcaaaatgtggaaaatgtttcagTCAGAATTCAATTCTTGTTGAACATCgaagaattcacacaggtgagaagccattttcatgttcagaatgtggaaaatgttttacccaTAGATCACACCTTGTTTTACATGGAAAAGGTCACACGGGAgacaagccattttcatgttcagaatgtggaaaaaatTTTACTCATAGATCACTACTTATCGCACATGTAAgagctcacacaggagagaagccattctcatgttcagaatgtggaaaatactTTTCCCAGAAATCAACACTTATCAgacatctaagaattcacacaggagagaagccattttcatgttcagaatgtgaaaaatattttattcagaaatcgcaacttgttaaacatcaaagaacccacacaggagagaagccattttcatgttcagaatgtgggaaatgttattcTGGGAAAGCAACACTTATCAGACATACAAGAATTCACACAGTAGAGAAGACAATTGGCAATAAATTATGCAGATAG